The following proteins are co-located in the Desulfurococcus amylolyticus Z-533 genome:
- a CDS encoding tRNA(Phe) 7-((3-amino-3-carboxypropyl)-4-demethylwyosine(37)-N(4))-methyltransferase — protein sequence MKVDKNTWLKRKMSFWHRMWEDLEIGYLDKDLLPLLIVLNIEQGIHTMSSCSGRIVASDSRSPWSRESDSTIIFKKHTPVKPEEILELYKIPVYRKIWLNVTGPIIHLSTMDLATAIKILRIARLSGYKHSGIISLSSDKGVVLELTTGVYMATPLRTRSKDIVKPEEAPGLVELVNNILYEGKKRLAKLYVELKKALPWRPDEEIVEYIEKHGIRVHEKSPIEVFEELSSNLRDNYN from the coding sequence ATGAAAGTAGATAAGAATACGTGGCTTAAGCGGAAGATGTCCTTTTGGCATAGAATGTGGGAGGACTTAGAGATAGGCTACCTGGATAAAGATCTCCTGCCATTATTAATAGTCTTAAATATTGAGCAGGGGATACATACTATGAGTAGTTGCAGCGGTAGGATCGTTGCAAGCGATTCCAGATCACCATGGAGCCGTGAAAGTGACTCCACTATAATCTTCAAGAAGCATACGCCGGTTAAACCAGAGGAGATACTGGAGCTATATAAGATACCTGTCTACAGGAAGATATGGCTTAACGTTACAGGGCCCATAATCCACTTGTCAACAATGGATTTAGCCACAGCTATAAAAATACTCAGGATAGCTAGGCTAAGCGGCTATAAACACAGCGGTATAATAAGCCTTAGCAGTGATAAAGGGGTAGTCCTTGAATTGACAACGGGAGTCTACATGGCAACGCCTTTAAGAACTAGAAGCAAGGATATTGTTAAACCGGAAGAGGCGCCGGGACTAGTGGAGCTGGTTAACAATATACTGTATGAAGGTAAGAAACGGCTTGCAAAGCTATACGTGGAGTTAAAGAAGGCTCTACCATGGAGACCTGATGAGGAAATAGTTGAATACATCGAGAAACACGGTATAAGGGTTCATGAGAAAAGCCCTATCGAGGTCTTTGAAGAGTTATCAAGTAATTTAAGGGATAACTATAATTAA
- a CDS encoding nucleotidyltransferase — translation MTYSIDELAGIMKTLQDEGVKAVVIGDTVVQLALGRKRLEGDVDLFVYEPSPLLEQDYYQELASRHGWEVSSTEVGTVKLIAPLSEDYLEIELYENYMDIEIPDEILEKADVIRVGGIIINVLPVEAYLVLKARQGVDTDKLAEYIKQLKNSINIKLVEELIGYYHEEEQEIIVNRLRDTGLNI, via the coding sequence ATGACTTACAGTATTGATGAACTCGCAGGCATTATGAAGACGCTGCAGGATGAAGGGGTTAAGGCTGTCGTAATAGGGGATACAGTGGTTCAGTTAGCTCTGGGCAGGAAGAGACTAGAAGGTGATGTAGACTTATTCGTGTACGAGCCAAGCCCCCTCCTCGAGCAGGATTACTATCAGGAGCTGGCGTCCAGGCATGGATGGGAGGTATCATCGACGGAAGTGGGCACGGTGAAGTTGATTGCACCGTTGAGCGAGGACTACCTGGAAATCGAGTTATACGAGAACTATATGGATATAGAGATACCTGATGAAATACTTGAGAAAGCCGATGTGATCAGGGTGGGCGGTATAATCATTAACGTGTTACCGGTGGAAGCCTACCTGGTGCTCAAGGCCCGCCAAGGAGTAGACACGGATAAGCTCGCGGAATACATTAAACAACTGAAGAACAGTATAAATATAAAGCTTGTGGAGGAGCTGATCGGATATTACCATGAAGAGGAGCAAGAGATCATAGTGAACAGGCTTAGAGACACTGGCCTGAATATATAG
- a CDS encoding 50S ribosomal protein L40e gives MPVNNPELQKIVFNRVLNKMVCRRCGALNPPGATKCRRCRSKGTLRPKKAVRTATKAT, from the coding sequence ATGCCGGTGAATAATCCAGAGCTACAGAAAATAGTCTTCAACAGAGTGTTAAATAAGATGGTGTGCAGGAGATGTGGTGCCCTGAACCCACCGGGCGCTACCAAGTGCAGGAGATGTAGATCCAAGGGCACGCTACGTCCTAAGAAAGCTGTTAGAACAGCTACAAAAGCAACTTAG
- a CDS encoding dicarboxylate/amino acid:cation symporter, whose translation MLLCVFFQCVTTSCSNACPASLACIYKLLDFVLWYGPIGVFVLMANVAAVVGVLAVSAFAKLILSFYISGLIILLVIQPLVLGLVARVNPLRFWKRFYPAMLTAFSTASSNATLPVTISCAINAGISRDVATVILPVAATINMQGACTTITLFTLFAFQALGIPIGFGEVITLVVLGFLGATAAAGVPGGAAIIAIATATTLGIPVEAAGWMVGVHPAVDPFETMLNVIGDPIGALIVSKYVTKDFDERKWKQ comes from the coding sequence ATGCTTCTTTGTGTATTCTTTCAATGTGTCACCACTTCTTGCTCAAATGCCTGCCCGGCTTCTCTAGCGTGCATATACAAGTTACTAGACTTCGTGCTATGGTATGGTCCCATAGGTGTCTTCGTGTTAATGGCGAATGTTGCCGCGGTAGTAGGAGTCCTAGCTGTTTCCGCGTTCGCTAAGTTAATATTGTCATTCTATATAAGCGGCCTCATAATTCTACTGGTAATCCAACCACTAGTACTTGGATTAGTTGCAAGAGTGAACCCGCTTAGATTCTGGAAGAGGTTCTACCCTGCAATGTTGACAGCCTTCTCCACTGCAAGCAGTAACGCCACATTACCGGTCACTATAAGTTGCGCGATAAATGCTGGGATATCAAGGGATGTTGCAACAGTTATACTACCTGTGGCAGCAACGATCAACATGCAGGGAGCCTGTACGACTATCACATTATTCACCTTGTTCGCTTTCCAGGCACTTGGAATACCTATAGGATTCGGTGAAGTAATCACCTTGGTGGTCCTTGGATTCCTGGGTGCAACCGCGGCTGCTGGAGTGCCCGGTGGAGCAGCCATAATTGCCATAGCTACTGCCACAACGCTAGGTATCCCAGTAGAGGCAGCTGGATGGATGGTTGGTGTTCACCCAGCGGTAGATCCATTTGAGACTATGCTTAATGTAATAGGAGACCCTATAGGAGCCCTCATAGTTTCAAAGTACGTTACAAAAGACTTTGATGAAAGGAAGTGGAAACAGTAA
- a CDS encoding D-2-hydroxyacid dehydrogenase, producing the protein MSTYKYRVLVASHIHEKAIELLRSNGFDVTVREEPSEDELASMIKGFHALIVRSKPLVTKRVIESSDVLKVIARAGVGLDNIDVEAAKARGIEVINAPASSSVSVAELAVGLMIAVARKIAFSDRRMRLGEWPKKQAMGIELNGKTLGIIGAGRIGSTVAKICRLGLGMNILYYDLGRNEQLERELGARYVDLETLLKESDVVSIHVPLKPETQHLINEKRLRLMKKTAILINTSRGQVVDTNALIKALKEGWIAGAGLDVFEEEPLPKDYALLKLDNVVLTPHIGASTVEAQEKAGIEVAEKIIDYFRKHGA; encoded by the coding sequence ATGAGTACATACAAGTATAGAGTTCTAGTTGCAAGCCACATTCATGAGAAGGCAATCGAGTTGTTGAGATCAAACGGGTTTGATGTCACTGTAAGAGAGGAGCCAAGCGAGGATGAATTAGCCTCGATGATAAAGGGGTTCCACGCACTTATAGTCCGTAGCAAACCCTTGGTCACAAAGAGGGTGATAGAATCATCCGACGTCCTCAAGGTGATCGCTAGAGCCGGTGTGGGATTAGATAACATAGATGTCGAAGCTGCTAAAGCCCGGGGGATAGAGGTCATCAATGCCCCTGCATCATCATCGGTGAGCGTTGCGGAGCTCGCCGTGGGATTAATGATTGCCGTGGCCAGGAAGATAGCCTTCAGTGACAGGCGTATGCGGCTTGGCGAGTGGCCGAAGAAGCAGGCTATGGGGATCGAGTTGAACGGTAAGACCCTTGGTATAATTGGTGCTGGTAGAATAGGTTCAACTGTTGCAAAGATATGCAGGCTAGGTCTTGGGATGAATATTCTCTATTATGATCTCGGTAGAAATGAACAATTAGAGAGGGAGTTGGGGGCTAGATACGTTGATCTAGAGACTCTTCTAAAGGAATCAGATGTGGTCTCAATACATGTCCCCCTAAAACCTGAAACACAACACTTGATAAATGAGAAGAGACTAAGGCTCATGAAGAAAACCGCGATACTTATAAATACCTCGAGGGGGCAGGTGGTAGACACTAATGCACTTATAAAGGCATTGAAAGAAGGCTGGATTGCTGGTGCCGGGCTAGACGTATTCGAGGAGGAGCCCTTGCCAAAGGATTATGCATTACTAAAACTTGACAACGTAGTTTTAACTCCGCACATAGGCGCTAGCACTGTGGAGGCGCAGGAAAAAGCCGGCATAGAGGTTGCTGAGAAAATAATAGACTATTTCAGGAAGCATGGTGCCTAG
- a CDS encoding lysylphosphatidylglycerol synthase transmembrane domain-containing protein, producing the protein MIYVGIDMQVERKLGGGLIITLIVVTLVILAYSVITSSLSSLLELYSMDTPVSLLVITLGWIISALRLKLLFESSMKGITLPLIDSLAIRLIGGLTANITPSSIGGEPGRAYYLSRRTGVDTVKSYALVIYEVYYDVLAVNIIGAFLSVKYLPLSTPVLLVSLFMSFSWLSISLKIVRAGRNMPSGPDAAPRWIPGFMRKHFNKLYAMYLDFASSYSEMASRISLGKKALLWLLTILYHTIWGVAALPFIHVFNVDAVVKVVEAYFIMQSFSSLPTPGGSGAAEYGLSIVLDPSVVVKYRVVYYYYGIVAGLISLIIYDNKLRRWVSWVLH; encoded by the coding sequence ATGATATATGTGGGCATAGATATGCAGGTTGAGAGAAAACTTGGCGGGGGCTTAATTATCACCCTGATAGTAGTAACCCTCGTGATCCTAGCTTACAGTGTTATCACATCCTCCCTTAGCTCGCTACTGGAACTATACTCCATGGATACCCCTGTCTCACTACTGGTAATAACGCTTGGATGGATTATATCGGCTCTCAGGTTGAAATTACTCTTTGAATCAAGTATGAAGGGGATTACTCTTCCATTAATTGACAGCCTGGCTATTAGGCTCATAGGCGGTTTAACCGCGAATATAACGCCCTCCTCGATAGGCGGTGAGCCTGGCAGAGCATATTACTTGTCCAGAAGGACAGGAGTCGATACTGTTAAATCCTATGCACTAGTGATCTACGAGGTTTACTATGATGTATTAGCCGTAAACATTATTGGTGCCTTCCTCAGCGTTAAATATCTGCCTCTAAGCACACCTGTCTTACTAGTATCGTTATTCATGTCCTTCTCATGGCTCTCCATATCGCTTAAAATAGTGAGGGCTGGCAGGAACATGCCTAGCGGACCCGATGCAGCACCAAGGTGGATACCTGGATTTATGAGGAAACACTTCAACAAGCTGTATGCAATGTACCTTGATTTCGCCTCTAGCTATAGCGAGATGGCTTCAAGGATATCCCTAGGGAAGAAGGCTTTACTATGGCTGCTGACAATACTCTACCACACAATATGGGGTGTCGCGGCACTCCCATTCATCCACGTGTTTAATGTTGACGCCGTGGTTAAAGTTGTCGAGGCCTATTTCATCATGCAGTCATTTAGCTCCCTGCCTACGCCTGGTGGAAGTGGTGCAGCTGAATATGGATTATCAATAGTCTTAGATCCCTCGGTTGTTGTGAAGTATAGGGTTGTATACTATTACTATGGAATCGTGGCTGGGCTGATATCGCTGATAATATATGATAACAAGCTTAGGAGGTGGGTAAGCTGGGTTTTACATTAA
- the prf1 gene encoding peptide chain release factor aRF-1, which translates to MRVDKQRLREIIKELKKWKAHATILLSLYVPPGRPIGDVLNLLRQELSVADNIKLKKTRNAVERALSIAIERMSKIPKVPDKGLVLFAGEDPDTGKSITVMLIPPEEVRVFFYRTDKVFHTEFLEEMVSESNIIGLLIVERDAATIGLLKGNRLQVVEELEDYIPGKHQKGGQSQRRYDRIIEQMVEDFYKRVGEHANNVFLPLLEQGKLKALLVGGPAYAKYDFMEKDYLDYRLKKIVLPEFIDVAYQGEPGLREMIMRAGDLLKEQEYAETLKAIEEFKYHLAKDDGLIVYGEEEVRNALEMGLVGILLISEQREDIEEWLELARKRGAKPLVVSTDIPEGEWFAQTFNGLAGILRTRVSW; encoded by the coding sequence ATGAGAGTGGATAAGCAAAGGTTAAGGGAGATAATTAAGGAGTTGAAGAAGTGGAAGGCCCATGCAACGATATTGCTGAGCCTATATGTGCCGCCGGGTAGACCTATAGGTGATGTATTAAACCTGCTTCGTCAGGAGCTCTCGGTAGCCGATAATATAAAGCTTAAGAAGACAAGGAACGCTGTTGAGAGAGCGTTGTCGATAGCCATTGAGAGGATGAGCAAGATACCCAAGGTCCCTGATAAAGGACTAGTATTATTCGCAGGAGAAGATCCTGATACAGGGAAATCGATAACAGTTATGTTGATCCCACCAGAGGAGGTGCGGGTATTCTTCTATAGGACGGATAAGGTATTCCATACAGAGTTCCTCGAGGAAATGGTCAGCGAATCCAATATAATTGGCTTACTAATAGTGGAGCGTGATGCCGCTACAATCGGCCTGCTTAAGGGTAATAGGCTGCAGGTAGTTGAGGAGCTAGAGGACTATATACCAGGCAAGCATCAGAAAGGTGGTCAGAGCCAGCGTAGATACGATAGAATAATTGAGCAAATGGTTGAAGACTTCTATAAGAGGGTTGGTGAACACGCTAACAACGTATTCCTACCACTACTAGAGCAAGGCAAGCTTAAGGCCCTCCTAGTTGGCGGACCAGCCTATGCTAAATACGATTTCATGGAGAAGGATTACCTGGATTACAGGCTTAAGAAGATAGTGCTGCCAGAGTTCATCGATGTAGCCTACCAGGGTGAACCAGGCTTAAGGGAAATGATAATGAGAGCCGGGGACCTATTAAAGGAGCAAGAATATGCTGAAACACTTAAGGCAATCGAGGAGTTCAAGTATCACTTGGCAAAAGACGATGGGTTAATAGTGTACGGTGAAGAAGAAGTACGCAACGCTCTTGAAATGGGTCTTGTAGGCATCCTGCTAATAAGTGAGCAACGGGAGGATATAGAGGAGTGGCTTGAGCTAGCAAGAAAGCGAGGAGCTAAACCACTAGTCGTAAGCACCGATATACCTGAAGGCGAGTGGTTCGCACAAACCTTCAATGGGTTGGCCGGAATACTGAGAACCCGTGTATCATGGTAG
- a CDS encoding ABC transporter permease, translating to MNTTFLTRRAFSSVLSIFILLSISFILFRLLPGDPISLMFRDPRLTQDQLAYLREKFGLNKPLWEQYFIYLWNTVRGDLGISFYYKQPVTEILLERIVNTLMLLIPATIVSILLGVLTGVVSAWRHGGLVDKVVSGSALVLYTLPTYWLGGLLILASINYLHLPVTGMRDYGVHYSSMLEHLYDLASHMILPFITLVLVNYGGFTLLVRASMLDVLGEDYIRTYYAVGFREGRILFKYGLKNAMLPTLTAISIAIATSVSGAVLTETIFAWPGIGRLIYEAVYNRDYPLLQGAFLVIAVSVVLANLIADLLYGLIDPRVRT from the coding sequence GTGAACACCACGTTCCTTACTAGAAGGGCTTTTTCAAGCGTTCTCTCCATCTTCATATTACTATCTATATCATTCATTCTTTTCAGGCTTCTCCCAGGCGACCCTATTTCCCTGATGTTCAGGGATCCAAGGTTGACCCAGGATCAATTAGCTTACCTCAGGGAGAAATTCGGGCTCAATAAGCCGCTGTGGGAGCAGTACTTCATTTACTTATGGAATACCGTGAGAGGAGATCTAGGCATCTCATTCTACTATAAGCAACCAGTAACTGAGATACTATTAGAGAGGATCGTGAACACGCTGATGCTCCTTATACCTGCAACAATAGTGTCTATACTGCTTGGAGTACTAACCGGCGTGGTATCAGCTTGGAGGCATGGTGGTTTAGTTGACAAAGTAGTCAGCGGGTCGGCGCTAGTATTATACACTCTTCCAACCTACTGGCTTGGAGGATTACTAATACTGGCCTCAATAAACTACCTTCATCTCCCAGTTACCGGTATGCGTGACTATGGCGTACACTACTCCTCAATGCTTGAACACCTATACGACCTGGCATCCCACATGATACTACCATTCATAACCCTTGTCCTCGTGAACTACGGTGGCTTCACATTGCTAGTCAGGGCATCAATGCTTGACGTGTTGGGCGAGGACTATATCAGGACATACTATGCAGTTGGCTTCAGGGAGGGAAGAATACTCTTCAAGTACGGGTTGAAGAATGCTATGCTTCCAACTCTCACAGCTATATCTATAGCGATAGCTACCTCGGTTTCAGGTGCTGTACTCACCGAGACTATTTTCGCATGGCCAGGCATAGGAAGGCTAATATATGAAGCCGTATATAATAGGGACTACCCGCTTCTCCAAGGAGCCTTCCTCGTAATAGCCGTCTCAGTTGTACTAGCCAACCTCATAGCAGACCTATTATATGGATTGATTGATCCAAGGGTGAGAACATGA
- the metG gene encoding methionine--tRNA ligase subunit beta, translated as MELIGIDEFQKIDLRVGLVKSAEKVPGSEKLIRLIVDLGELGERQIIAGLGKWYQPEFFQGKYVIIVANLKPKKMMGFESQGMLLATDTDPPVIATVEKTVKPGARLF; from the coding sequence ATGGAATTAATTGGAATAGATGAGTTCCAGAAGATTGATTTAAGGGTTGGACTGGTTAAATCAGCCGAGAAAGTCCCTGGTAGCGAGAAGTTGATCAGGCTCATAGTAGACCTGGGGGAACTTGGCGAGAGGCAGATTATAGCTGGACTCGGTAAGTGGTATCAGCCAGAGTTTTTCCAGGGCAAATATGTTATCATAGTGGCTAATTTGAAACCTAAGAAAATGATGGGTTTTGAGAGTCAGGGAATGCTTCTAGCAACGGATACTGATCCACCTGTTATAGCTACTGTTGAAAAAACAGTTAAGCCTGGGGCGAGGCTTTTCTAG
- a CDS encoding DUF5603 domain-containing protein produces the protein MSSEAGKVIIKLPKTSIPYKYVEPTLIDVDKLVNHEELVEARLRELVDKIRSENAVDMPIIVTPIPGTDKFLIVDGHHRWAAVKALGYRKIPCVIIDYFSPEVKLKTWLPGIIGEVEPVLSEASRRGLKISMCNYDPNTLGEIDVKLLEESSFIVLGKNLCRAISGGIEGQKIVSQVLNELNMKGLFTLVYYGELSDALEDLKSGWLTYLFIRKILTKEDVMNYVKKGLVYAPKTTRHILPFYPAKTYTPLSKLA, from the coding sequence ATGAGTAGTGAAGCAGGTAAAGTAATAATTAAGCTACCTAAGACAAGCATCCCCTACAAGTATGTTGAGCCAACACTAATAGATGTGGATAAACTGGTTAACCACGAGGAACTAGTTGAGGCAAGGTTAAGGGAACTAGTTGATAAGATTCGGAGCGAGAACGCCGTAGACATGCCAATAATAGTCACCCCTATACCCGGCACCGATAAATTCCTCATTGTTGACGGGCACCATAGATGGGCAGCTGTAAAAGCACTCGGATACAGGAAGATACCATGCGTGATCATAGACTACTTTAGCCCCGAGGTAAAGCTGAAGACGTGGTTACCCGGCATAATAGGCGAGGTTGAACCAGTGCTGAGCGAGGCATCAAGGAGGGGATTGAAGATCTCCATGTGCAACTACGATCCCAACACGCTGGGAGAGATAGATGTGAAACTACTTGAAGAATCCTCCTTTATAGTACTGGGAAAGAACCTTTGCAGAGCGATAAGCGGAGGCATTGAAGGCCAGAAGATAGTTTCCCAGGTATTGAACGAGCTTAATATGAAGGGATTATTCACCCTGGTATACTATGGTGAGCTCTCAGATGCGTTGGAAGACCTTAAATCAGGGTGGCTTACATATTTATTCATACGTAAAATATTAACAAAAGAAGACGTAATGAACTATGTGAAGAAAGGACTTGTATATGCGCCTAAAACAACCAGACATATTCTGCCATTCTATCCAGCCAAGACATATACCCCCCTTAGTAAACTAGCCTAG
- a CDS encoding D-aminoacyl-tRNA deacylase: protein MIGLVYSVEDPAGRGIASYIVEALKPHRTTNPYAMEYYEGDGFVLAGFNEDVIYFDFLDERLPMVSEYIVLSRHSSKAGVKSYTVHHTGNYGGEALSGGRPGELGIASPRTAWLLLRLLKTYRDAYSRNEYEVSYEATHHGPTSLSKPLVFIEIGSGLDEWRDRVNHAVVGDTVIGFLRGGIRDECIPVIGIGGGHYPRKHTELALAEPVCYGHIMAKYALEYMSRVVLDKMTERSVVKPVEVIVEKKGTRQEHRSLLEEYVSEKKLSLRYI from the coding sequence TTGATAGGCCTAGTTTATAGTGTCGAGGATCCGGCTGGTAGAGGGATAGCATCATATATAGTCGAGGCTCTTAAACCGCATAGAACTACTAACCCATATGCTATGGAATACTATGAGGGAGATGGGTTTGTTTTAGCGGGTTTCAATGAGGATGTCATATACTTTGACTTCCTTGATGAGAGGCTACCGATGGTCTCCGAATACATTGTGCTCTCGCGGCATAGCAGTAAGGCAGGGGTTAAAAGCTACACTGTCCACCATACCGGGAATTATGGAGGGGAGGCATTATCTGGTGGAAGACCCGGCGAACTCGGAATTGCTTCGCCACGTACAGCTTGGCTACTTCTCAGGCTATTAAAAACATATAGAGATGCCTACAGTAGAAACGAGTACGAGGTTAGTTATGAGGCAACGCACCACGGACCCACAAGTCTCTCTAAGCCACTTGTATTCATAGAGATTGGCAGTGGATTAGATGAATGGAGGGATAGAGTAAACCACGCTGTTGTAGGCGATACCGTGATAGGGTTTCTCCGGGGAGGCATCAGGGATGAATGCATCCCTGTGATAGGTATTGGGGGTGGACATTATCCTAGGAAGCATACAGAGCTAGCGTTGGCTGAGCCCGTATGTTACGGGCATATAATGGCTAAATACGCTCTCGAATACATGTCACGTGTAGTACTGGATAAGATGACTGAGAGGAGCGTGGTGAAACCGGTTGAAGTAATAGTTGAGAAGAAGGGGACAAGGCAGGAGCATAGGTCTTTACTAGAGGAGTATGTCTCTGAGAAGAAGCTTAGCCTGAGATATATCTAG
- a CDS encoding ABC transporter permease: MTTGGSSNRFATSLTVLAKDMLWEIVSITRRNSSIKIGLTIILVYIVLTALAPYITSYRPEDTDPSSIFQPPNSKHWFGTDEMGRDLFTLNIYSIKTSLIVGLSAAAITAIIGLVVGLISGYYGGLVDEVLMQVVNFLLTIPSIVLMIVIGSIIGSSIASVILIIGLLNWSPIARVVRSIVLSLKEWAYIEAARSLGASNSWIIIRHILPAVIPVTIANTVLSVSTAIFSHAALVFMGVGSIGDWNWGLILYNAYTSGALAAGIWWYFIPPGTMLVALAYSIMLIGNGLEKEFNPRLPQTSSQH; encoded by the coding sequence ATGACCACGGGTGGAAGCAGTAACAGGTTCGCTACTAGTTTAACAGTATTAGCGAAAGACATGCTATGGGAAATAGTATCGATCACCAGGAGGAATAGTAGTATCAAAATAGGTTTAACAATAATACTGGTATACATAGTGTTAACAGCCCTCGCACCCTATATCACGAGTTATCGACCAGAGGATACTGATCCATCCAGTATATTCCAGCCGCCAAACAGTAAGCACTGGTTTGGAACAGATGAGATGGGCCGCGACTTATTCACCTTGAATATTTACTCGATAAAGACCTCGCTGATAGTTGGCTTGTCAGCAGCAGCTATAACAGCTATAATTGGGCTGGTCGTAGGCCTGATCTCAGGCTATTACGGGGGCTTAGTAGATGAGGTGTTAATGCAGGTCGTGAACTTCCTCTTAACGATACCTTCAATAGTGTTAATGATCGTGATCGGCTCCATTATCGGGTCAAGCATAGCTTCGGTGATACTGATAATAGGCTTGCTGAACTGGAGCCCTATAGCACGTGTGGTTAGATCAATTGTGTTATCGCTGAAGGAATGGGCGTATATAGAGGCGGCTAGATCCCTCGGTGCATCTAATTCCTGGATAATAATAAGGCACATCCTTCCAGCAGTAATCCCTGTGACAATAGCTAATACAGTGCTCTCTGTTTCAACCGCGATATTCTCGCATGCAGCACTAGTGTTCATGGGTGTTGGGAGTATTGGCGACTGGAACTGGGGGTTAATCCTGTATAACGCATACACCTCAGGAGCGCTTGCAGCAGGCATATGGTGGTACTTCATACCACCTGGAACCATGCTGGTCGCATTAGCGTACTCCATAATGCTGATAGGAAACGGGCTAGAAAAGGAGTTTAACCCAAGGCTCCCGCAAACCAGTTCCCAGCATTAA
- a CDS encoding endonuclease V, which produces MGFDYQRAVMLQRILSERVLAELDSFPRIDPSRIRSVAGVDASYRGGVQVGSAVLMDYRAKMPLAYTCLASKPPIPYVPGLLAFREAPVYIKALHRLPAKPDIILVDGHGLSHPRAFGIATHIGLVLSTPSIGVAKKPLYGEVEEVNGRKLVRAHGRIVGEVVETNQGSEIYVSIGYLIRLEDAVEVVRHLMEPDLKLPLPIRLADNYSRSKCIKELRL; this is translated from the coding sequence ATGGGCTTCGATTATCAGCGGGCTGTAATGCTTCAGAGAATACTCTCTGAGAGGGTTCTAGCGGAGCTTGATTCGTTTCCAAGGATTGATCCATCGAGAATAAGGAGTGTTGCAGGGGTTGATGCATCATATAGGGGAGGAGTTCAGGTTGGAAGCGCTGTACTCATGGATTATAGGGCTAAGATGCCCCTGGCATATACGTGTCTTGCATCGAAGCCCCCTATACCATATGTGCCAGGTCTACTGGCGTTCAGGGAGGCCCCTGTATACATTAAGGCATTGCATAGGTTGCCGGCTAAACCGGATATAATATTGGTTGATGGACACGGATTAAGCCATCCAAGAGCATTTGGCATAGCAACACATATAGGTCTCGTACTCAGCACCCCGTCAATAGGGGTGGCAAAGAAGCCGCTCTACGGGGAGGTAGAAGAAGTAAATGGCAGGAAACTCGTGAGGGCGCATGGAAGAATAGTGGGTGAGGTAGTTGAAACCAACCAGGGCAGCGAAATATATGTGAGTATAGGATACCTAATAAGGCTTGAAGACGCGGTGGAAGTAGTTAGACACCTCATGGAGCCAGACCTAAAGCTACCACTACCAATACGCCTGGCAGACAACTACTCCAGGAGTAAATGCATCAAGGAGCTACGGTTATAA
- a CDS encoding DUF84 family protein has protein sequence MYKNGVSSIGFSPAFAIPRWFVEDIEKGWFRELEEIVESIYSVRNIGDSTGVISILTKNAVVRSKPATLMALTKILNYELYSR, from the coding sequence ATATACAAGAATGGTGTAAGCTCTATAGGCTTCTCACCCGCATTCGCAATACCGAGGTGGTTTGTCGAGGATATTGAGAAAGGTTGGTTTAGAGAACTGGAAGAGATAGTGGAGAGTATTTACTCTGTTAGAAACATAGGGGATTCAACCGGGGTTATATCGATATTGACTAAAAACGCTGTTGTAAGATCCAAGCCCGCTACTCTAATGGCGTTAACAAAGATTCTAAACTACGAACTCTACTCTAGGTGA